In Zingiber officinale cultivar Zhangliang chromosome 3A, Zo_v1.1, whole genome shotgun sequence, the DNA window AATGGAGTTGGACAAGGTCATCTATGCTAAGCAAGTGGGTCAAGCATCGAGTCAAGGTGGCAAAGACACacacaacaaaaacaaaaaaaaaaaaaacgattaGACAATTCAAAACTCCAAACAAAACCACGAGGACAAAAAAGTGGTCCTAAATATTAATACTTGGTGTCCTCGATTGGAGATTATGGGAGGAAAAGCAATGTGCCAAAAAAAGAAGACAAAACTCGGAGAACATGGAACTACAGCAGACCTTAAGAAACGAACATATCCATCtcatcttgtttttttttaaccCTGCAAAGGAGGTGTCATGTAGGAGAAAACCACTCCCACTTGATAGTAGAATCACAAGGATCTTTTGCATTTTTAGCCCCACTCCCCTCATAATGGGTCACAAACATAATGGATCACCAAGTAAAGATGCTTAACCAATgttagataataaaaaattatacatttcatcaaaaaatatatatatatatatatatacacacactgcATTCAGACTCATTTGCAACAGGAACTAAAGACAATTAAATACTTTCCCTGTTAACGAAACCTTTCAAAAGGTTTTACcccaagatatttttttttaaaaaggtcaTAATTCCAAAATCCTTGTTTTCCTtcactttatttatttattataataataatgataagatttttattttttatattagtttTTTCTTCCCTCCAGTTCGCTACTTTCCCCCTGATTTAATACTctcctctgcagtctgcccaCTGCCTTcactctcctccctctctctcttCTATAATCCTCGGAAACAAATCATGCTAAAAGATTCTGTCTCCGTCCTTCCCGATCTGCTGTTGCAGTGAAAAAACATGAGATCAGAGCAGTACTGCTCGCagtagaagaggaagaagagttgtTGCCGCCTAGTGGTATTAATACTGCATGCATGGGTTGCTCAGAGTCGAAGGTGGAGGAACAGAGGGCCGTGGTGCTCTGCCACGGCCGGGCTGACATACTCGCCGCCGCCATTCGCCACCGAAACGCCGTCGCGAGCGCCCACGCCGCCTACTCCGACTGCCTCCTCTCCGTTTCCGTTGCCCTCCACCGTTTTCTCCTCCTGctgcctccttcctcttcttcctcctcctcctcctcctcctcctcccctgTTCTTTCCGTTCCTGCCCGCCGCGAGTCGGAGCCTAGTCCACCACCGCCTGCTCCCGCCGTTTCCTCTGCCCGCCGCTCCAACCCCAGCGCTCCCATCAAGTTCGATACTTTGGACTCCGATGACGAGTACGAGGGCGTCGTCGACGACGGTTACTATTTCCACCATCAACACCCCTACGAAGGACCATTCCGTCACGTTCCTAGCTTTGAAAGCATCTATTACGCACGCAGACAGCCGGCGCCTTACTCTGTCGCCTACGAGCAGCGGCCGCCGAGCTATGAGACCCTCCAAGTTGACTACTTTGATCCTTACTCCGGTTTCACTTCCCAAGAAAACCACCCTTTTCCCTTCCCCCCTGGTTATTACGGTTCAATGGGCGGATCTTTCAACCCCAACCCGGCTTCCGAGGCAATGCCGCCGCTGGTTTCGGGAGGTTCTTCCTCCTCTAGAGCGCGGCCTCCTCCTTCACCACCGAGGATTTCCACTTGGGATCTTCTGAACCCTTTTTCGACTGACATATACGGTCATGGGTACACTCCTAGCCGAAATTCCGGCGAGGTGAGGCACGAGGAAGGGATCCCCGACCTCGAAGAGGTGGACATGGAGCAGAAGGTGGTCCAGGAAGCCACCTATAGCAACTTGAGCTCTACAGCTATCTCCTCTTCGGCCACCAAAAACAGAGCATACACCTCCATTCGTGCATCCTCGGCGCGAGAGGATGAATCGAGAAGATCATGTCGGCAACATTCAAAGGCCGGTCGGAGCTCGAATTCTGATACATCGGTGATCGATAAGAATGTGGTGGCCATGGAACAGAGGAACGCCGCAGCCTCCAATAATACACGGAATGCTTTAAAGGTTGCTAATGCGATTAAAGCGCAGTTTCAAAGGGCATCCAAGAGCTTCAGAAAGCTCTCCGAAATGTTGGAGATGTCAAATCACCAGCTTCACTCAAAACAATCTCCCCATGATGGTAAAGAGACCTCCTCGTATGCTTTCTTGTTCTTTTAACAGGATTGCTTACTCCATTAAGTTCTATAGATGATAGTGTAAAAGGATCCATGGGCCTTGCTTCCATATTGCAAAAACTGTATGTTTGGGAGAAGAAGCTTTACAACGAAGTCAAGGCGAGTTTTAATCTACGAGTTCATTACCCTTCATGGTAGTTTCTCCTAACCAGATCACATTTGTACCCGTTTGCAGAGTGAAGAGAGAATGAGACTGTTGCTTAGCAAGAGCAACAAGGAACTGAGGCACTTAGTTGAAAAGGGTGCTGAGGCTCACAGGATCGATACCACTCGAAGTTGGATCGACAAGCTATCAATGGAAATTGAGATAGCAATTCTGGTTGTCACAACGGTTTCGAAGAAGATTGATGCAGTTCGGGATGAAGAACTGTGGCCACAAGTCACTGAACTTGTTCTAGGGTATGCCACTACTGTTTTCTTTGCACAATCCGCGCCTGTAACCTTAAATTTGATCTTCCAGATGCGTTTTTAAGAGGTAAAAGTATGTTTGTGGCAGTTTGGTGAGAATGTGGAGCCTTTTGCTTGAGTGTCATCAAGTGCATTGCCAAGCGATTGCCGAAGTCAAAGGACTTGATTTCATCGTCTCGAGTGGAAAGCTTAGCAGTGCCAATGCTGATGAAATACTGCAGTTGGAAATGGAGATGCATAAGTGGAGTAGCAACTTGTCGGCATGGATTAATGCCCAGAGGAACTTTGCCAAAGCCTTGAATGGTTGGCTCCTACTTTGTCTTCCTCATGAGCATGCTGAAAATGCTCCCTCTCCAACCAGAATTGGCGCGCCGCCTGTTTTTGTCATCTGCAACTACTGGTCACAGGCCATGGACAGGGCTTCCGAGTGCGAGGTGATCGACTCCTTGCTGACCTTTGCCGATTCATTGCACCAGCTGTGGGAGCGGCTGGCTGTAGATCAGAATGATCGGATGATTGCTGTCAGAGATAGAGAGAAATTGCTTAGGGTCATTGAGAAAAAGAGAAGGGCAATGCACAAGGAAGTGAAATCTCTAAGGAAGAAACTTGCATTAGTCCCTGGTCAGATCACCACACCACCTCATCGAAAGCCTGATGATGGTCATAATACTACTGCAGAAGTAGTAGGTAGTCTGGAATCAGGATTGAAGAATGTCTTTGAAGCCATGGAACACTTCTCAGCTAGTTCAGTGAAAGCTTATGGCGAGCTGCTTGAGCTTTGTGGAGAGCAGAAGACAGACTCAGCACAAAATTCCCATTGGAATTTGATATAGGGAGTGATTTATCTTCGCGAAGATCTTCACTGAAACTGAACTTGATAGATGATTTTTGTGAGATTTGCAGGCCAAGGTGAAGTGTTAATGAGATCTTTGATGGTGATCTTGATACATGCACATAGACTGAAAAGAATTGGTGGAAAGTTAAAATGGTTATTCAGACACCATAATTGGTTAGTGATGGAATACGGTTATTCAGACACCATAATTGGTTAGTGATGGAATACATATTGGATTTGTATGCTGTAAAtgttcagtttgattattatcACAGAGATAATAAAATTTCAGAGGCATTATGTGTGGGATTAAGTCCATACAATTAGACTAAATCCAATTGATTCCACATTTATTTTTCATAAGGTGGACTTACATTTAATTAAcacaattaattatcattaaaataattaaatccaaTTAAATAATCTAATGATTCAATGCATATAAAGAGTATTTGGATTAAATGAACATGAATTTAATGTATAGATCCAATAATCTAGTTTATTAACAGTGAAGTCTATAGGTTGGGTTAGGTATATAAAGGAAGAGATTAATTTAATTAGGGCATGTTGAATTTAGCTCTCTACCTCTTACTTTTTCTCTCCTATTGAGAAGGAACCGTGGTGTTCACCGGCTCAATTCTTCTCTCCTCTTGAGAAGGAACGTGGTGTTCACCGGCTCAATTCTGTGGAAGATATCCGTTGCTTTCGTGGGATCTCCGGTGATAAGAATGATAACATTGCGATGGATTTGGGTCACTCGTTGTTAGCTATTGTTTCGATTTTCTATTGTACTTGAGAGATTGATAATGGTTAGATCTTGTTATTGTTATAGATGTATCCTTTAGTTTTAGTTCATGTATGAGATATTACAATTCTAACATTTTGAACTCAAGTTGTACATGTTTTGAAGTTGTATTTAGTGATACAATTTTATTGGGACGACAGGACGGTTGGAGAACTAGTAGTTCAGGATATTGGCGAAATTGGGAGACCACAGGTCCATCCATGGACTCCGCAGCTGCGTCAAGAAGGGGTCCTGCATCCACTCCAGGTCCATCTTCGGAACCTGGAGCTCTGGCAGCATCACCGGGCGGACGACTGATGTCAAGGGAAGTAACAAGGATGACGGTGAAGTGGCCTCCGAATCTTTAGCCGCCTCTTCTTTCATCTCCTTGGCATCTAAATTATGAAACGGCACCAGCGGGCTGCGCAGCTGGTTTTCTTGGTCGTAGTTGGACGTGTTGTCTGTGGTAGCCATTGATATATGGGCTGGTGACGCCTTCTCGTCCTCCATTTTGGCTCTCTGCTCCAGTTCCTTCAGAGATGTGGCTTTCCTGTAGACCTTGCACAGCACCACGTCCCCCTGCACCGCAATTGAAAGTTTGTGTAATCGGAATGTGGTGATGGTTTGTTAAATGGTTTATGGTGGTGCGTGTCAGTAGTTTCTGTTACCTTGACAGGGATGTCGCCGGCGGATCCGGTGCTACTCTCCGGCATCCGGTACTCGTTCATGACCCAATCTGTCTTGGTGCCTCGCGGGGCGCGTCCGCGGTAGAACACTAGCGTCTTCTTCACCCCGAGGACGCGCCGAGGCTCGGCTGCTCTCCGGATCGACCGGTCGGATCCGGTTGCCTTCCAAAACCCGCACTCCGTTGTCCGGTTGGGCCGGCCGCCGTTGCTGCTCCGGCGGTCCCTCGGCACGAAGAAGAACCACTCCCTCTCCCCTATCTTCGCCATTCCTGATCAGTAAcccaaacattttttttaataaaaaaaacagaAGAAATTCACAAGAATGCAAACTTAAAGCATGGTGTTTGAATAGCATACCTGGAAGTTCCCATGGCTCATGAAGGTAGATGTTGAGAGTGCCGATGATGTCGAAATTGAGCTTCCTGCCATGAACCATCTGCCTCAGGTAGAAATCCAACAGCTCCTCCTCAGTGGGATGAAATCGGAAACCCGGTAAATCGATCCGCCACTCACCTCTCTCCATTCTTTTCGCCTTTCTCCT includes these proteins:
- the LOC122052859 gene encoding protein ROLLING AND ERECT LEAF 2-like encodes the protein MGCSESKVEEQRAVVLCHGRADILAAAIRHRNAVASAHAAYSDCLLSVSVALHRFLLLLPPSSSSSSSSSSSSPVLSVPARRESEPSPPPPAPAVSSARRSNPSAPIKFDTLDSDDEYEGVVDDGYYFHHQHPYEGPFRHVPSFESIYYARRQPAPYSVAYEQRPPSYETLQVDYFDPYSGFTSQENHPFPFPPGYYGSMGGSFNPNPASEAMPPLVSGGSSSSRARPPPSPPRISTWDLLNPFSTDIYGHGYTPSRNSGEVRHEEGIPDLEEVDMEQKVVQEATYSNLSSTAISSSATKNRAYTSIRASSAREDESRRSCRQHSKAGRSSNSDTSVIDKNVVAMEQRNAAASNNTRNALKVANAIKAQFQRASKSFRKLSEMLEMSNHQLHSKQSPHDDDSVKGSMGLASILQKLYVWEKKLYNEVKASFNLRVHYPSW
- the LOC122050785 gene encoding protein ALTERED PHOSPHATE STARVATION RESPONSE 1-like, encoding MRLLLSKSNKELRHLVEKGAEAHRIDTTRSWIDKLSMEIEIAILVVTTVSKKIDAVRDEELWPQVTELVLGLVRMWSLLLECHQVHCQAIAEVKGLDFIVSSGKLSSANADEILQLEMEMHKWSSNLSAWINAQRNFAKALNGWLLLCLPHEHAENAPSPTRIGAPPVFVICNYWSQAMDRASECEVIDSLLTFADSLHQLWERLAVDQNDRMIAVRDREKLLRVIEKKRRAMHKEVKSLRKKLALVPGQITTPPHRKPDDGHNTTAEVVGSLESGLKNVFEAMEHFSASSVKAYGELLELCGEQKTDSAQNSHWNLI
- the LOC122052861 gene encoding NAC domain-containing protein 22-like, producing the protein MERGEWRIDLPGFRFHPTEEELLDFYLRQMVHGRKLNFDIIGTLNIYLHEPWELPGMAKIGEREWFFFVPRDRRSSNGGRPNRTTECGFWKATGSDRSIRRAAEPRRVLGVKKTLVFYRGRAPRGTKTDWVMNEYRMPESSTGSAGDIPVKGDVVLCKVYRKATSLKELEQRAKMEDEKASPAHISMATTDNTSNYDQENQLRSPLVPFHNLDAKEMKEEAAKDSEATSPSSLLLPLTSVVRPVMLPELQVPKMDLEWMQDPFLTQLRSPWMDLWSPNFANILNY